Part of the Sulfitobacter donghicola DSW-25 = KCTC 12864 = JCM 14565 genome, TGGTCGGCCCCGTCTACGGTGATGATCTCAAGCGCGAGCCCCGGAACAGAAGGGCTGGGCGTGGACAATAGCACGCGGTCGCCGTCCGTTAGGCCGCCCTCGATGATGATGCGGTCGCCAGTCACGGCGCCAACGGTGACGGACGTCAACGCCAATGTGTCATCCGCGCTGACGGTATAGACAAAGGGCTGGCCGGCATCGTCTTGCTGCAGCACCGCGCGCGGCACTGAAATCAGGCCTGTCTCTGGTTGGGCCTCTAGGACCACCGAGACAAAGCTGCCAAATTCCAGCGGCGGCGTTTGTTGTTGAGGCTTACTGACCAGCGGCTCGCTGACCTGCACTGCGATCCCCAGCGTGCCTGTTTCATCGTCGATCGATCCGCGGAAACGCTGCGGTTGGGCAGGGTAGCGCGCGACTTCACCTGCAAAGTCGAGCTCAACAAAGGCAGCGACATTGCTTTGGTCCATATATTCGATGACTTGGGTCGCATCGACTTCGGTCACGTTTTCCAGCTGCGGGCCGACGGCGGCGCGCATCAGGTTGCCAAAGGATTGGGGTTGGAAGGCGCCGACGACCTCGGCCACATCAATGCTGTCTAGGGTCAGCAAGGTCTCCCCAACCGACACGAATTGGTTCGCCTCGATGGCTTCTTCCGAGACCCGCCCGCGGAAAGGCGCGGTGATTGTGGTGTTGGCCAGCCCGCGCTGCGCCTCTGCCAGCTCTGCCTGACGCACGGCCAGTGTTGCCTCGGCCGAGGCGCGCTGCGCGGGGTAGAGCGCCAGCGTGTTTTGCAACCCGATCAGGGTGTTTTCCTCAGCGAGCAAGGATTTGCGTTCCGTGTCCAATGAGGATTGGGTCACGGTGCCGTTTTGGGACAGGGTCAGGATGCGGTCAAATTCTGCCTGTGCGACCTCAAACACGCGCTGCTCGATCTCCAAAAGGCTGCGGGTGTTTTCCTCTTGCTGGGTCAGTTCGGCCAAGGTTGCTTGGGCGGCGGCGATATTTGCTTCGGTTTTGGCGATCTCTAGCTCGTAATCGGTAGGATCGATCTGGATCAGAACCTCGCCTTTTTCCACCACAGTGCCCACGGCCAATTCCGCCAGAACATCTTCGGCGCGTCCCTCAACCTGACTGACGGCGCTCCAGCTTTGCACCGCCTCGACCCGACCATAGCCTGTGGCAGATAGGACCAGCGGCTCTTGTGTCACGGTCATCACCCGCACGGCCAATTTGGCCTGCTCTTGCGGCTCAGACACTGTCTCTGACGGTTTGGTCATCAACATGAAGCCCCAAATGCCAAGCACAACAGGCGGTACAATCAAGAGAGGTTTGAGGTTCATAACTGGAATTCCAATGTTTAGGGGGCATTTGCGGGCGATCGCCCGTGATGCAGCGGCCACAGAGGGCCAGATTATGCAGGGAAGGGCAGGCCACCAGAGGGGCTGGTGGCCTGCCTTTTGGGATTATTTAGAGTAGTCTTTGATGACCCATTGTTTGAAGCTGGGCTCTAGCGTGTCACAGGCCGCAGCAATCAGATCGCGTGACTGGTAGGGGCCCGCATCGTCAATTACCGCGTTCACTGTCAGGCATTGTGTTGCGTCCGACGCGAGGTGGATTTCCATGCTAGCTTCGTCATAGGTGAAATGCTGGGCCGGATCAGCGGCATCGCATGCGATCAGACCAAAGGGATTGATCGGGTTTTCGGGGTCATTATGGGCCAAACAAATGTCGGCGTAGGTGGCCGATTCAATCATGCCTGTTTCAGCCGAAAAGGCGAACAGAACATCGTCGCCGTTTGGCTTGCACGAATGCGCCTGCGCCAGATCAGTCAGCTCGCGCCCGTCGGTGTCAATGCACCAGCCCAGCTTGGCCTCTTCGTCCAGATTGTCAGCAAGGTGGATGATTGGCCCTACGGTTTTGATCTGTGGCGCTTCGGCAAAGGATGCCTGCGGCAAGGCCGCTGCAATTGTAGCGGCCATCACAGTGGCGCTGAATGTGGTTTTAATCGTCATGGTTTTGGTCCTTGTCGTTTGCGGTCCGATGGGGTGAATTTCACCGCTTCAGACACCTTCGTTGAACTGTTTTTGAAACAGCCGAATGCGCGCAGCGTTCACCCCTTGATCACTGCGACCAATGCGGGAAACGCTTCTCATGTCGACGCGGCTTCCTGTTGCTGTGGAGGATACAACAACAACCACATCATCGGCAAAGTAAAACACCGATGTGCGCGCTGTGGCCTCAAAGCGGTGGGCGTCTGTGTCGGCGGCGATAATGTCCCAGCCCATGTCTTGGGCAACCGTTAGTGCACGTTGATAGGCGGCATCGGCGGTCAGCTCTGTTTCAAGAGGGCCGATATCGGGGTAGGCGGCTGTTTGCGCAGCGGCTTGTTCTGCGCCGCCATAGGCCAGCGGGTTGCGTGCGCCTGCGCGGGTTTCATCCAGCACCAAAAATGCGGGCGGATTGACCGTATCCGTCGAGATATTGTGAATCGGCGCGGCACGCGGTTTCGGATTTACGATGTTTGAGATCATCGGCACCAAGCAGATCACGCCAAAAATCATGGCAACGCCACCCAAGGCGGCCTTGGGTTTTTCGCTGCGGTGCAAATGAATGACCAGAGCAAATAGGCCAACGCCCGTGATGATCATTGCTAATGGGTTAAAGTAGCTGCGATAAAAACCAAACCCCGTTACCGGCTGCCAGATTTCAAATCGCGCGCCCAGCAATACCAGGGCCATGCCGATTGCTGAACCGATAGCCAGCACAATTGCAATTGTTCCTGTATGTTTCATTTTCTTTTCTAACCTTGGCTTGCGTGTTTCAATTTTGCTTGTTATGCAAACTTTGCAGACTGTGCAAGGAATAAAAACGTGACATCCCCGCTTAGGCAAAGACGACGATTAGAAACGGCGCGCTCAATTCAAAGGGCGACGTTGGATTTGGCGGTGCAAAAAGGACTGGATGAGGTGACGACCGAAGAGATCGCCATCGCCGCAGGTGTCAGCACAAGAACCTTCTTCAACTATTACCCCAACAAGGAAGCCGCAGCGATCGGACATCCGCCCAGCTTTTCTGAGCAAGGGAAAGACGCGTTGCACGCTGGTACGGGGCCTTTGCCCGCGGATATTAAACGGCTTTTGGATGAGCATATTAGCGTCTTGGAGCAGGATGATGCGATTATGCAGGTCATCGGAGCCATTCTGAAAACGAATGAAAAGGCGCGCGGTATTTTGGTGGGCTTCCTAATGGCGGATTGTGAAAGGCTGGCCGAGACTATGAACAGCCGTGTGAAGGATCGCCATGTCGCAGATGCGCTCGCCAGTCACGCAACCGAGGCAATCGGAAGAGCGATCCGCCTATGGGAACGCGATGGAACAATCTCTTTGGCCGAGGCGCTGGACGTTGTTTGGGATGGGTTGCAACGGGCTTCGCAGCTTTTGGCGGTACCGGCTGATTGACCGCGAAATTTTGCGCGCATCACGGCGTGCGGTCATATTGTCCAAAAGGTTAAGGGCTCTCGCAAGAGACGGGACAATTTGCCTTTTGGGCGAAAAATACTTCGCAAACGGGTTGGAAATTGACCGATTTGCTACTGCAAGAGGCTGACTTCCAATTTAAACTCGCCACAGATTTTCTAGGAATAGGCAGAGGCATGAATGATCTGTGGGCAGGCATGTTGCAGGCGTTTTGGATGGTGGTGGGTTTAGACCCAGAACTGGCCGAAATTACACTGCGCTCGCTACAGGTAACCCTCATTGCGCTGGTTTTGGGATCGTCTATTGCCTTGCCTCTTGCTGCGCTATTAGCGGTGCGCCGGTTTCGATGGCGCCGGACCGTGATTGCTATCCTGAATGCTTTGATGGGCTTGCCGCCTGTGGTGGTCGGGTTGGTTGTTTATGTCCTGCTGTCGCGATCCGGACCGTTTGGGATACTGGGGCTGCTTTTTACGCCAACGGCGATGATCATTGCTCAGGTCATTATTATTGTGCCGCTCATTGCTAGCATTGCCCATCAATCGCTGCGCGACTTGTGGTCTGAATATCATGATCTGTTGATTTCGATGAACGTGTCACAAATGCAGAAAATGCGGACCTTGCTGTGGGATGCACGGCGGTCCTTGCTCACGGCGTCTTTGGCGGGATTTGGCCGCGCAATTGGCGAGGTCGGCGCGATTATGATTGTGGGGGGGAACATCGATCATGCAACACGGGTTTTGACCACTGCAATTGCGCTTGAGACAGGCAAGGGGGACTTTGCATTGGCGCTGGCATTGGGGTTCATTCTGATCGCTTTGGCAATCGGGGTAAACCTGACCATTCATTGGCTGAGCAAGACCGAGCGGGAGGGACGCTGGTGAGCGATCTATTTCCCCTAACCGTGAGCGGGGCCCAGACAGCGCGGCGCGGCAAGGTTCTGGTCGGGCCTATTGATCTGGAGCTCGGCGGGAGCGGCACAACCGTTGTAATGGGCCCGAATGGGTCTGGCAAAACCACGCTGTTGCGCATGCTGCACGGCACAGCGCGGCTGACACGCGGCTCGATTGATTGGGCCTGTGGTTATCACGAAGCGCGCCAGCAACAGGGGTTTGTCTTTCAACAACCAGTTATGCTGCGGCGCTCGGTTCTGGAAAACATTGCCTATCCGCTGCGCATCAGGGGCATTGGCAAAGCCATAGCTTATGAGCAGGCGGCAGAATGGGGCGGCCGCGTCGGGCTAACCAATCTGCTAGAGCGTTCAGCGACCGCTTTGTCGGGCGGTGAAAAGCAAAAGCTTGCTTTGGCGCGGGCGATGATCACCAAACCCAAAGTTCTGTTTCTGGATGAGCCTTCTGCGGCTCTGGATGGGCGTGCCACGCGAGAAATCGAGGATATTTTGCAAGATGCACGGCAGGCGGGCACACGTTTGATCCTGTCGACGCATGACATCGGACAGGCAAAACGCCTTGCTGATGATATCCTCTTTTTGCTGCACGGTCTGTTGCATGAGCAAACCGCAGCTGCCGCGTTTTTTGACGCCCCGCAAACCCCTCAAGCGCGGTCATTTTTGAACGGAGATATCGTAGAATGAAGCTTAAGAAATTAGCCGGCCTATTGGCCACATGTTTTGCTGTTTTGGGAACGACGGCCACTGCAAGTGACGAGATGAAAATGGCGGTAACGACCTCGTTTTATAACTCGGGGTTAGCGGATGTTTTGCTGCCTGAGATTGCCCAAGATCTAGACATTGAATTGCAGCTTTTGGTTGTTGGCACAGGACAGGCGATCAAACTGGGCCAAGCAGGGGATGTCGATGCGATCCTTGTGCATTCGCGCGCCGCTGAAGAGGCGTTTGTTTCACAAGGGTACGGCACACACCGCCGTGAGATCATGTATAATGATTTCGTCATCATCGGACCAAAAGATGACCCAGCAGGGATCGAGGCAGCAAAAACTGCGACGATGGCCCTTAAGGCGATTGAAAAGGAAAAGGCTCTTTTTGTCAGCAGGGGGGACGATAGTGGCACCCATAAGAAAGAGCTAAAGCTATGGTCTGATGCCGATTTGAAGGTCGATGCATTCGGCGCATGGTACCGCGCTGTTGGCGCGGGGATGGGGGCTGCTCTCAATACGGCGACTGGGATGGATGCCTATATTCTATCAGATCGCGCCAGTTGGTTGAATTTTGCCAACAAAGGGGATCGCAAATTGCTATTTGCGGGCGATCCCGTGCTGTTTAACCAATACGCTTTCTTGCCCGTGAACCCAGAACGCCATGCCCATGTTAAAACCGCGCTGAGCGAAAAATTGGAAGCGTGGCTGACCTCTGACAAGGCGGCAGAGCTTATCAATGGGTATCAGATCGGCGGCGAGACATTGTTTACGTTCAATGCCGTGCCATAGCCCTATTCGTATTCGTCAACAGAGCCATGAATTGCGAATTGCTCTATTCCAGCATTTTGTGGCTCGATCAGACGATAGGCTTCTTTGACACCCGATGGGGTTAGTTCGCGCGCCACCGTGAGCAGGAAATTAGGCGTGTGATCTTCGCAAAGATCGGCCATGTGGTTCAGCTCTTCAATCGCGGTAGGGCGCGCTGCCTCAACGGATGGCGCGCCGTAATAGGTGACGAAATGCTGGGCCAACAGCTCTGTCAGCGTTTCCATTTCCGCAGGTTCAATTTGCGTCACAGCCACAAAAGTGACGCGGCCGCCGGTTTCCAGACCAAACCAGCCATTCGCAAAGGCCTGCCGCGCTTTTCCAGTCAGATCGCCTTCGGTCCAGTTGGAAAATTCGAACCCTCCGGAAATACACCATTCACCCGTGCGCGCAGGAATATGAAAGACCCGCTGGTCGCTTTCGTCGAAATGAATTGCCCGTGCAAGTTTCATAAAGTTGTCTCCAAAAGCGTTGTAAGCGGAACAAGTTCCGTTTTGTCCCCATCGCGCAGCAACATGCCAAAGCGCTCATCGACCCCCAAGAATGTGCCAGTCAGGCCGTTTTGCTGGGTGTCTTCACCAATACCATGCGCCAAGGCGCGCCATTCATCATGTAACACCTTTGTGCCTGCACTCTCCCAACGGTCAACCCAGTTGAGCGTATGGCGCGCAAAAGCTTCCAGCAAAGTTGGGGCTTTCACGTCTATGCAGCCCTCAGCATAAAGCGTGGTTTGATCCGGTGTGTCCCCTTCGGCATCATCGCCTTCAGGCCAAAGAGGCAGGGTAAACCCAACGACCAGCCAATTGGGGATCGCCGTCGGATCGGTATCACTGGCGGCAACCCGAAAACGCCCACAGGTTGCGCCATTGATACGTATCTGGCCATCCCACGTGAGATGTACGGCAACCTCTGGCGGGGCCAATGCACCCAATGCGTTTTGAAATCCAACCGCACAAAGCGGCAGCATAGCCATAGCCTCTGCCAGCGGCACTTCGGGGGCAAAGACAACGGCCACCTCAAGGGTGTTCGCCCGCAGATTATGGGCGATCAGGCCCGCATCGCACCCTTGGATGGCACGTAAACAAGCGTGTTCAAATGCCGCGCCGATCGCAGCTTCTTCCCACAAAAGCGGTGGCAGGCTTAGATCGGGTGTGGTGTTCATGCGAGCCCTTCAGCGATCAGTTTCTTGGCGACCGTTGCAAAAGCATCAGCTTGGCTGGAATCTGGTTGGCTTACAACAATCGGTGCGCCCCCGTCAGCAGCTAATCGAATATCCAGATGCAAAGGAATTTCCGCCAGCAGCGGGATGCCCAGCTTGTCTGCTTCGGCTGCAACGCCGCCATGACCAAAGACATGTTCCTCGTGGCCACAGGCCGAGCAAATATGGGTGGACATGTTCTCGATCATACCAACTAAGGGTACGTTTAATTGCTGGAACATGTCGATCCCTTTGCGCGCATCAAGCAGGGCAACATCTTGGGGGGTGGATACCACAATTGCGCCGTCCACTTTGGCCTTTTGGCTCAGGGTCATCTGCACATCCCCAGTGCCGGGTGGCAGATCAACCAGCAGCACATCCAATGCGCCCCATTGAACCTGCGTAATCATCTGCTGCAAGGCCCCCATCAACATCGGGCCACGCCAAACAACCGCTTGGTCATCATTGGTCATCAGGCCGATCGACATCATCGTGACACCATGATTGCGCATGGGTAGGATGATTTTCCCATCTGGGCTGGCCGGCCGCCCTGACACCCCCATCATGCGGGGTTGGGAGGGGCCGTACATATCCGCGTCCAGCAACCCGACGCGACGGCCTTGTGCCGCCAATGCACAGGCAAGGTTTGCCGAGACCGTAGATTTCCCAACGCCACCTTTCCCCGATGCAATCGCGATGATTTTCTCAATACCGGGAATTTTTTGCGGGCCAGCAGGCTCTGCCGATTTTTGCGGCTTCAGCTGCGGCGGCGCGGGCTGCTCTGAATGGCCCGTCAGGACAATAGAGACCGATTTGACGCCCTCTAGGGCGGCGAGTTTGGTTTCCGCCTCCGCTTTCACCGCCTCATATGCTGTTGCAGCACTTGGGGCGATTTCCATAACGAACCGCACCGTGCCGTCTGTTTGGACGTTCAAGGCACGCATGACACCAGCCGAGACAATATCGCCTTCGCTGACAATGTCAGGGATGGATTTCAGGATATCCAGAACTGCTTCGCGATCTAGCAATGTTCAGTCCTGACCTTTGATGTCACCTGAAACCTCGTGGGTCAGGCCAAGTTCTTCGATGGTGATGGTCGCGCGGGCCCGAAAGGTTTTGCCGCTGGTATCCTGATCACGCATGGCTTGTTCGATGGCTTGCTGGGACGTAACGCCCACCTGCTTGAGGAATTTGCGCATCGACATGTTGAAGTCTTCTGAC contains:
- a CDS encoding TetR/AcrR family transcriptional regulator; this translates as MTSPLRQRRRLETARSIQRATLDLAVQKGLDEVTTEEIAIAAGVSTRTFFNYYPNKEAAAIGHPPSFSEQGKDALHAGTGPLPADIKRLLDEHISVLEQDDAIMQVIGAILKTNEKARGILVGFLMADCERLAETMNSRVKDRHVADALASHATEAIGRAIRLWERDGTISLAEALDVVWDGLQRASQLLAVPAD
- a CDS encoding biotin/lipoate--protein ligase family protein, whose protein sequence is MNTTPDLSLPPLLWEEAAIGAAFEHACLRAIQGCDAGLIAHNLRANTLEVAVVFAPEVPLAEAMAMLPLCAVGFQNALGALAPPEVAVHLTWDGQIRINGATCGRFRVAASDTDPTAIPNWLVVGFTLPLWPEGDDAEGDTPDQTTLYAEGCIDVKAPTLLEAFARHTLNWVDRWESAGTKVLHDEWRALAHGIGEDTQQNGLTGTFLGVDERFGMLLRDGDKTELVPLTTLLETTL
- a CDS encoding ricin-type beta-trefoil lectin domain protein, which translates into the protein MTIKTTFSATVMAATIAAALPQASFAEAPQIKTVGPIIHLADNLDEEAKLGWCIDTDGRELTDLAQAHSCKPNGDDVLFAFSAETGMIESATYADICLAHNDPENPINPFGLIACDAADPAQHFTYDEASMEIHLASDATQCLTVNAVIDDAGPYQSRDLIAAACDTLEPSFKQWVIKDYSK
- a CDS encoding DUF1499 domain-containing protein; the encoded protein is MKHTGTIAIVLAIGSAIGMALVLLGARFEIWQPVTGFGFYRSYFNPLAMIITGVGLFALVIHLHRSEKPKAALGGVAMIFGVICLVPMISNIVNPKPRAAPIHNISTDTVNPPAFLVLDETRAGARNPLAYGGAEQAAAQTAAYPDIGPLETELTADAAYQRALTVAQDMGWDIIAADTDAHRFEATARTSVFYFADDVVVVVSSTATGSRVDMRSVSRIGRSDQGVNAARIRLFQKQFNEGV
- a CDS encoding Mrp/NBP35 family ATP-binding protein; translated protein: MLDREAVLDILKSIPDIVSEGDIVSAGVMRALNVQTDGTVRFVMEIAPSAATAYEAVKAEAETKLAALEGVKSVSIVLTGHSEQPAPPQLKPQKSAEPAGPQKIPGIEKIIAIASGKGGVGKSTVSANLACALAAQGRRVGLLDADMYGPSQPRMMGVSGRPASPDGKIILPMRNHGVTMMSIGLMTNDDQAVVWRGPMLMGALQQMITQVQWGALDVLLVDLPPGTGDVQMTLSQKAKVDGAIVVSTPQDVALLDARKGIDMFQQLNVPLVGMIENMSTHICSACGHEEHVFGHGGVAAEADKLGIPLLAEIPLHLDIRLAADGGAPIVVSQPDSSQADAFATVAKKLIAEGLA
- a CDS encoding efflux RND transporter periplasmic adaptor subunit — protein: MNLKPLLIVPPVVLGIWGFMLMTKPSETVSEPQEQAKLAVRVMTVTQEPLVLSATGYGRVEAVQSWSAVSQVEGRAEDVLAELAVGTVVEKGEVLIQIDPTDYELEIAKTEANIAAAQATLAELTQQEENTRSLLEIEQRVFEVAQAEFDRILTLSQNGTVTQSSLDTERKSLLAEENTLIGLQNTLALYPAQRASAEATLAVRQAELAEAQRGLANTTITAPFRGRVSEEAIEANQFVSVGETLLTLDSIDVAEVVGAFQPQSFGNLMRAAVGPQLENVTEVDATQVIEYMDQSNVAAFVELDFAGEVARYPAQPQRFRGSIDDETGTLGIAVQVSEPLVSKPQQQTPPLEFGSFVSVVLEAQPETGLISVPRAVLQQDDAGQPFVYTVSADDTLALTSVTVGAVTGDRIIIEGGLTDGDRVLLSTPSPSVPGLALEIITVDGADQ
- a CDS encoding ATP-binding cassette domain-containing protein, producing MSDLFPLTVSGAQTARRGKVLVGPIDLELGGSGTTVVMGPNGSGKTTLLRMLHGTARLTRGSIDWACGYHEARQQQGFVFQQPVMLRRSVLENIAYPLRIRGIGKAIAYEQAAEWGGRVGLTNLLERSATALSGGEKQKLALARAMITKPKVLFLDEPSAALDGRATREIEDILQDARQAGTRLILSTHDIGQAKRLADDILFLLHGLLHEQTAAAAFFDAPQTPQARSFLNGDIVE
- a CDS encoding DUF6505 family protein, which translates into the protein MKLARAIHFDESDQRVFHIPARTGEWCISGGFEFSNWTEGDLTGKARQAFANGWFGLETGGRVTFVAVTQIEPAEMETLTELLAQHFVTYYGAPSVEAARPTAIEELNHMADLCEDHTPNFLLTVARELTPSGVKEAYRLIEPQNAGIEQFAIHGSVDEYE
- a CDS encoding DUF6494 family protein, which translates into the protein MSEDFNMSMRKFLKQVGVTSQQAIEQAMRDQDTSGKTFRARATITIEELGLTHEVSGDIKGQD
- a CDS encoding substrate-binding domain-containing protein — encoded protein: MKLKKLAGLLATCFAVLGTTATASDEMKMAVTTSFYNSGLADVLLPEIAQDLDIELQLLVVGTGQAIKLGQAGDVDAILVHSRAAEEAFVSQGYGTHRREIMYNDFVIIGPKDDPAGIEAAKTATMALKAIEKEKALFVSRGDDSGTHKKELKLWSDADLKVDAFGAWYRAVGAGMGAALNTATGMDAYILSDRASWLNFANKGDRKLLFAGDPVLFNQYAFLPVNPERHAHVKTALSEKLEAWLTSDKAAELINGYQIGGETLFTFNAVP
- a CDS encoding ABC transporter permease; the encoded protein is MNDLWAGMLQAFWMVVGLDPELAEITLRSLQVTLIALVLGSSIALPLAALLAVRRFRWRRTVIAILNALMGLPPVVVGLVVYVLLSRSGPFGILGLLFTPTAMIIAQVIIIVPLIASIAHQSLRDLWSEYHDLLISMNVSQMQKMRTLLWDARRSLLTASLAGFGRAIGEVGAIMIVGGNIDHATRVLTTAIALETGKGDFALALALGFILIALAIGVNLTIHWLSKTEREGRW